Proteins from one Setaria italica strain Yugu1 chromosome V, Setaria_italica_v2.0, whole genome shotgun sequence genomic window:
- the LOC101758546 gene encoding probable serine/threonine-protein kinase At1g54610 isoform X2, which translates to MGCVFGRAGASPPAAPRRKRGKEKASPQPGAAAAAAEAGSPSAGGDGRPRRRLGGRKAAGPRQGCVPAAAAAEQLAAGWPPWLVAVAGEALRGWAPRRADTFEKLNKIGSGTYSNVYRARDTVSGRIVALKKVRFDNLEPESVKFMAREILILRRLDHPNVIKLEGLVTSRMSCSLYLVFEYMEHDLAGLAASPDVKFTLPQIKCYMQQLLSGLEHCHDNNVLHRDIKGSNLLLDNNGILKIADFGLATFFDPRHKRPMTSRVVTLWYRPPELLLGATDYGVGIDLWSAGCILAELLYGKPIMPGRTEVEQLHKIFKLCGSPSEEYWKKSKLPHATIFKPQQPYKRCIRETFKDFPASALPLVETLLAIDPAERQTATAALHSDFFSTEPYACDPSSLPTYPPSKEMDAKLRDEEARRLRAAAKAKGEAKRTRPRDRSHRAGPAPEANAEIQANLDRRRMITHANAKSKSEKFPPPHQDGAMGNPLGSCRHMEPMFEHQDASFSTVVPIEKGTSQTWSGPLFDPSALGQSRRKKQTTLDAKAAAYSKQLQKEKGGIRAR; encoded by the exons ATGGGCTGCGTCTTCGGCCGCGCGGGCGCGTCGCCCCCCGCGGcgccgaggaggaagaggggcaAGGAGAAGGCGTCCCCGcagcccggcgccgcggcggcggcggccgaggccggGTCACCCTCCGCCGGTGGGGacgggaggccgcggcggcggctcgggggCCGCAAGGCCGCGGGGCCCAGGCAGGGCTGcgtccccgcggccgccgcggcggagcagCTCGCCGCGGGCTGGCCTCCGtggctcgtcgccgtcgccggggagGCCCTCCGCGGgtgggcgccgcgccgcgccgacaCCTTCGAGAAGCTCAATAAG ATAGGATCGGGCACGTACAGCAACGTGTACCGGGCGAGGGACACCGTCTCCGGCCGCATCGTGGCTCTTAAGAAGGTCCGGTTCGACAACCTGGAGCCAGAGAGCGTCAAGTTCATGGCCAGGGAGATACTGATCCTGAGGAGGCTTGACCACCCCAATGTGATCAAATTGGAGGGCTTGGTCACCTCCAGGATGTCATGTAGCCTGTACCTTGTCTTCGAGTACATGGAGCATGACCTTGCTGGGCTCGCAGCGAGCCCTGATGTCAAGTTCACGTTGCCTCAG ATAAAATGTTACATGCAGCAGCTGTTATCGGGGCTTGAGCATTGTCATGACAATAATGTATTGCACCGGGATATTAAAGGGTCAAACTTGTTGTTGGATAATAATGGGATTCTTAAGATTGCGGATTTTGGGTTGGCGACGTTCTTTGATCCACGGCATAAGCGGCCAATGACGAGCCGCGTGGTCACGCTGTGGTATCGGCCACCGGAACTGTTACTTGGTGCCACTGATTATGGTGTAGGCATTGATTTGTGGAGTGCTGGGTGCATTCTGGCAGAGCTTTTGTATGGGAAGCCCATAATGCCTGGGCGCACCGAG GTGGAACAGTTGCACAAGATTTTCAAGCTATGTGGCTCCCCTTCAGAGGAGTATTGGAAGAAGTCTAAACTGCCACATGCAACAATATTCAAACCCCAACAGCCCTATAAACGTTGCATCAGGGAGACATTTAAAGATTTTCCTGCTTCGGCTCTGCCATTGGTTGAAACTTTGCTTGCAATTGATCCAGCTGAGCGTCAAACTGCGACGGCTGCATTGCACAGTGAT TTTTTTTCAACCGAGCCTTATGCTTGTGACCCTTCAAGTTTGCCAACATATCCACCAAGCAAGGAGATGGATGCCAAGTTGAGAGATGAGGAAGCTAGAAG GCTACGAGCTGCTGCAAAGGCCAAAGGAGAAGCAAAAAGGACTCGACCACGGGATCGATCTCACAGGGCTGGACCAGCACCAGAAGCTAATGCAGAGATCCAAGCAAACTTAGAT AGGCGACGGATGATAACCCATGCAAACGCAAAGAGCAAAAGTGAAAAGTTTCCTCCACCACATCAGGACGGAGCGATGGGTAATCCGCTGGGATCCTGTCGTCACATGGAGCCTATGTTTGAGCACCAGGATGCTTCCTTCAGTACAGTAGTCCCCATTGAGAAGGGGACCTCGCAAACATGGTCGGGGCCGTTGTTTGACCCATCAGCTCTTGGACAGTCGAGGCGGAAGAAGCAGACTACCCTAGATGCTAAGGCCGCAGCTTACTCAAAGCAActccaaaaagaaaagggagggaTACGAGCCCGGTAA
- the LOC101758546 gene encoding probable serine/threonine-protein kinase At1g54610 isoform X1, translating to MGCVFGRAGASPPAAPRRKRGKEKASPQPGAAAAAAEAGSPSAGGDGRPRRRLGGRKAAGPRQGCVPAAAAAEQLAAGWPPWLVAVAGEALRGWAPRRADTFEKLNKIGSGTYSNVYRARDTVSGRIVALKKVRFDNLEPESVKFMAREILILRRLDHPNVIKLEGLVTSRMSCSLYLVFEYMEHDLAGLAASPDVKFTLPQIKCYMQQLLSGLEHCHDNNVLHRDIKGSNLLLDNNGILKIADFGLATFFDPRHKRPMTSRVVTLWYRPPELLLGATDYGVGIDLWSAGCILAELLYGKPIMPGRTEVEQLHKIFKLCGSPSEEYWKKSKLPHATIFKPQQPYKRCIRETFKDFPASALPLVETLLAIDPAERQTATAALHSDFFSTEPYACDPSSLPTYPPSKEMDAKLRDEEARRLRAAAKAKGEAKRTRPRDRSHRAGPAPEANAEIQANLDQRRRMITHANAKSKSEKFPPPHQDGAMGNPLGSCRHMEPMFEHQDASFSTVVPIEKGTSQTWSGPLFDPSALGQSRRKKQTTLDAKAAAYSKQLQKEKGGIRAR from the exons ATGGGCTGCGTCTTCGGCCGCGCGGGCGCGTCGCCCCCCGCGGcgccgaggaggaagaggggcaAGGAGAAGGCGTCCCCGcagcccggcgccgcggcggcggcggccgaggccggGTCACCCTCCGCCGGTGGGGacgggaggccgcggcggcggctcgggggCCGCAAGGCCGCGGGGCCCAGGCAGGGCTGcgtccccgcggccgccgcggcggagcagCTCGCCGCGGGCTGGCCTCCGtggctcgtcgccgtcgccggggagGCCCTCCGCGGgtgggcgccgcgccgcgccgacaCCTTCGAGAAGCTCAATAAG ATAGGATCGGGCACGTACAGCAACGTGTACCGGGCGAGGGACACCGTCTCCGGCCGCATCGTGGCTCTTAAGAAGGTCCGGTTCGACAACCTGGAGCCAGAGAGCGTCAAGTTCATGGCCAGGGAGATACTGATCCTGAGGAGGCTTGACCACCCCAATGTGATCAAATTGGAGGGCTTGGTCACCTCCAGGATGTCATGTAGCCTGTACCTTGTCTTCGAGTACATGGAGCATGACCTTGCTGGGCTCGCAGCGAGCCCTGATGTCAAGTTCACGTTGCCTCAG ATAAAATGTTACATGCAGCAGCTGTTATCGGGGCTTGAGCATTGTCATGACAATAATGTATTGCACCGGGATATTAAAGGGTCAAACTTGTTGTTGGATAATAATGGGATTCTTAAGATTGCGGATTTTGGGTTGGCGACGTTCTTTGATCCACGGCATAAGCGGCCAATGACGAGCCGCGTGGTCACGCTGTGGTATCGGCCACCGGAACTGTTACTTGGTGCCACTGATTATGGTGTAGGCATTGATTTGTGGAGTGCTGGGTGCATTCTGGCAGAGCTTTTGTATGGGAAGCCCATAATGCCTGGGCGCACCGAG GTGGAACAGTTGCACAAGATTTTCAAGCTATGTGGCTCCCCTTCAGAGGAGTATTGGAAGAAGTCTAAACTGCCACATGCAACAATATTCAAACCCCAACAGCCCTATAAACGTTGCATCAGGGAGACATTTAAAGATTTTCCTGCTTCGGCTCTGCCATTGGTTGAAACTTTGCTTGCAATTGATCCAGCTGAGCGTCAAACTGCGACGGCTGCATTGCACAGTGAT TTTTTTTCAACCGAGCCTTATGCTTGTGACCCTTCAAGTTTGCCAACATATCCACCAAGCAAGGAGATGGATGCCAAGTTGAGAGATGAGGAAGCTAGAAG GCTACGAGCTGCTGCAAAGGCCAAAGGAGAAGCAAAAAGGACTCGACCACGGGATCGATCTCACAGGGCTGGACCAGCACCAGAAGCTAATGCAGAGATCCAAGCAAACTTAGAT CAGAGGCGACGGATGATAACCCATGCAAACGCAAAGAGCAAAAGTGAAAAGTTTCCTCCACCACATCAGGACGGAGCGATGGGTAATCCGCTGGGATCCTGTCGTCACATGGAGCCTATGTTTGAGCACCAGGATGCTTCCTTCAGTACAGTAGTCCCCATTGAGAAGGGGACCTCGCAAACATGGTCGGGGCCGTTGTTTGACCCATCAGCTCTTGGACAGTCGAGGCGGAAGAAGCAGACTACCCTAGATGCTAAGGCCGCAGCTTACTCAAAGCAActccaaaaagaaaagggagggaTACGAGCCCGGTAA